From a region of the Zingiber officinale cultivar Zhangliang chromosome 4B, Zo_v1.1, whole genome shotgun sequence genome:
- the LOC121976895 gene encoding uncharacterized protein LOC121976895 — protein sequence MAGPSRKISAASARSHTRKKARGGSSFFHRGMLKTLSSVLFIGIIAWSYQAIQPPPAKICGSQDDPRVTAPRIKLKDGRHLAYLENGVPKETAKYKIVFIHGFDCCRYDIFSISPALIEELGIYLLSFDRAGYGESDPNPKMTEKSTALDIEELADQLGLGTQFFVIGFSMGGEIAWTTLKYIPHRLAGAAIVAPAFNYWWHGFPSNLTTEAYNLLFPQDKWALRVTHYAPWLTYWWNTQKWFPGSSLIYKRTDSLSPSDLKVSPKLASREKYRAEIRQQGEYVSLHRDLMLGFQCWEFSPLELDNPFPNNEGSVHLWHGVEDRIVPVMLSRYISQKLSWVHYHELPDAGHMFPVADGMSDAIVKALLLGNN from the exons GAATGTTGAAGACACTTTCATCTGTTCTATTCATTGGCATAATAGCCTGGTCATATCAAGCAATTCAGCCTCCACCTGCTAAGATTTGTGGTTCCCAAGATGACCCTCGTGTTACTGCACCCAGAATTAAACTCAAAGATGGAAGGCATTTGGCCTACTTGGAGAATGGTGTTCCAAAGGAAACTGCCAAATACAAGATTGTGTTCATCCATGGTTTTGACTGTTGCAGATATGACATCTTCTCAATATCTCCA GCACTGATTGAAGAACTAGGGATTTATCTACTGTCATTTGATAGAGCTGGATATGGAGAGAGTGACCCTAACCCAAAGATGACAGAAAAAAGCACTGCATTAGATATTGAAGAGCTGGCAGATCAGTTAGGACTTGGAACCCAATTTTTTGTAATTGGGTTTTCAATGGGAGGAGAGATTGCTTGGACCACTCTTAAGTACATTCCACACAG GCTTGCTGGAGCTGCAATTGTCGCCCCTGCTTTCAATTACTGGTGGCATGGTTTTCCTTCCAATTTAACTACAGAAGCTTATAACCTGTTGTTCCCACAAGATAAATGGGCACTTCGAGTAACTCATTATGCTCCTTGGTTAACATACTGGTGGAACACTCAAAAATGGTTTCCTGGATCAAGTCTTATATATAAACGTACTGATAGTCTTTCACCTTCAGATCTAAAGGTTTCACCAAAACTTGCATCTAGAGAAAAATATAGG GCAGAAATAAGGCAGCAAGGAGAATATGTCTCTCTTCATCGTGACCTGATGCTTGGCTTCCAGTGTTGGGAGTTTAGCCCATTGGAACTCGATAACCCCTTTCCTAATAATGAAGGATCTGTTCACTTGTGGCATGGCGTAGAGGATCGCATTGTGCCAGTGATGTTATCACGATACATCAGCCAAAAGCTATCCTGGGTTCACTACCATGAGCTTCCAGATGCAGGCCATATGTTCCCTGTCGCAGACGGCATGAGTGATGCTATCGTTAAGGCTCTTTTGCTGGGAAACAATTAA